The following are from one region of the Dreissena polymorpha isolate Duluth1 chromosome 2, UMN_Dpol_1.0, whole genome shotgun sequence genome:
- the LOC127865556 gene encoding keratin-associated protein 16-1-like isoform X3, which produces MVCYSERTVAGSGISYSMGCRPPQQCPSSSVVGRSVSKRAVCSECCNTDACNKRICEAPATTTVATTPYSGVCEDAAANCAGVKEFVCPDPILNTKCAKTCGLCLAAAASPSPTSLSTSSLPLLGVCVDEVVNCSSPILQTMICQSNVNARMYCRKSCNMCDQPAITPIYSSCGDLVSADNVCPSLQAELCVCADPELRMMCAHYCAGECAHKPTLTCHAVMSYLY; this is translated from the exons ATG GTATGCTACTCGGAGAGGACTGTAGCAGGCTCGGGTATCTCGTACAGCATGGGATGCAGACCACCGCAG CAATGTCCGTCCTCAAGCGTCGTCGGGAGATCCGTGAGCAAGCGTGCCGTCTGCTCTGAGTGCTGTAACACAGACGCTTGCAACAAACGCATCTGTGAGGCCCCCGCCACCACAACAGTGGCGACGACACCGTATTCCG GAGTATGCGAGGACGCCGCCGCCAATTGTGCTGGTGTGAAAGAGTTCGTTTGTCCAGACCCGATCTTGAACACGAAGTGTGCAAAGACTTGCGGGCTATGTTTAG cagcagcagcatcgccATCGCCAacatcattatcaacatcatcactACCATTACTCGGCGTGTGTGTGGATGAGGTGGTCAACTGTTCAAGTCCCATCCTGCAGACCATGATATGCCAGTCAAACGTGAATGCCCGGATGTACTGTCGGAAGTCGTGTAACATGTGTG ATCAGCCCGCCATCACGCCTATCTACAGCAGCTGCGGGGACCTGGTCAGTGCCGACAACGTGTGCCCCAGTCTACAGGCGGAACTGTGCGTGTGCGCAGACCCGGAATTGAGGATGATGTGCGCACATTATTGCGCAGGTGAATGCGCACACAAACCGACTTTAACGTGtcatgcagtcatgagttacttGTATTGA
- the LOC127865556 gene encoding keratin-associated protein 16-1-like isoform X2 gives MNIALFLGCLFSFGVRAAEPLDCYVCSGLRSVSDCHNVDLCPSGQVCYSERTVAGSGISYSMGCRPPQQCPSSSVVGRSVSKRAVCSECCNTDACNKRICEAPATTTVATTPYSGVCEDAAANCAGVKEFVCPDPILNTKCAKTCGLCLAAASPSPTSLSTSSLPLLGVCVDEVVNCSSPILQTMICQSNVNARMYCRKSCNMCDQPAITPIYSSCGDLVSADNVCPSLQAELCVCADPELRMMCAHYCAGECAHKPTLTCHAVMSYLY, from the exons ATGAATATCGCGCTTTTTCTCGGATGTTTGTTCTCCTTTGGTGTACGAGCTGCAG AACCTCTGGACTGCTACGTCTGCTCGGGACTTCGTTCAGTGTCTGACTGTCACAACGTCGACCTCTGCCCCAGCGGCCAG GTATGCTACTCGGAGAGGACTGTAGCAGGCTCGGGTATCTCGTACAGCATGGGATGCAGACCACCGCAG CAATGTCCGTCCTCAAGCGTCGTCGGGAGATCCGTGAGCAAGCGTGCCGTCTGCTCTGAGTGCTGTAACACAGACGCTTGCAACAAACGCATCTGTGAGGCCCCCGCCACCACAACAGTGGCGACGACACCGTATTCCG GAGTATGCGAGGACGCCGCCGCCAATTGTGCTGGTGTGAAAGAGTTCGTTTGTCCAGACCCGATCTTGAACACGAAGTGTGCAAAGACTTGCGGGCTATGTTTAG cagcagcatcgccATCGCCAacatcattatcaacatcatcactACCATTACTCGGCGTGTGTGTGGATGAGGTGGTCAACTGTTCAAGTCCCATCCTGCAGACCATGATATGCCAGTCAAACGTGAATGCCCGGATGTACTGTCGGAAGTCGTGTAACATGTGTG ATCAGCCCGCCATCACGCCTATCTACAGCAGCTGCGGGGACCTGGTCAGTGCCGACAACGTGTGCCCCAGTCTACAGGCGGAACTGTGCGTGTGCGCAGACCCGGAATTGAGGATGATGTGCGCACATTATTGCGCAGGTGAATGCGCACACAAACCGACTTTAACGTGtcatgcagtcatgagttacttGTATTGA
- the LOC127865556 gene encoding keratin-associated protein 16-1-like isoform X1, whose product MNIALFLGCLFSFGVRAAEPLDCYVCSGLRSVSDCHNVDLCPSGQVCYSERTVAGSGISYSMGCRPPQQCPSSSVVGRSVSKRAVCSECCNTDACNKRICEAPATTTVATTPYSGVCEDAAANCAGVKEFVCPDPILNTKCAKTCGLCLAAAASPSPTSLSTSSLPLLGVCVDEVVNCSSPILQTMICQSNVNARMYCRKSCNMCDQPAITPIYSSCGDLVSADNVCPSLQAELCVCADPELRMMCAHYCAGECAHKPTLTCHAVMSYLY is encoded by the exons ATGAATATCGCGCTTTTTCTCGGATGTTTGTTCTCCTTTGGTGTACGAGCTGCAG AACCTCTGGACTGCTACGTCTGCTCGGGACTTCGTTCAGTGTCTGACTGTCACAACGTCGACCTCTGCCCCAGCGGCCAG GTATGCTACTCGGAGAGGACTGTAGCAGGCTCGGGTATCTCGTACAGCATGGGATGCAGACCACCGCAG CAATGTCCGTCCTCAAGCGTCGTCGGGAGATCCGTGAGCAAGCGTGCCGTCTGCTCTGAGTGCTGTAACACAGACGCTTGCAACAAACGCATCTGTGAGGCCCCCGCCACCACAACAGTGGCGACGACACCGTATTCCG GAGTATGCGAGGACGCCGCCGCCAATTGTGCTGGTGTGAAAGAGTTCGTTTGTCCAGACCCGATCTTGAACACGAAGTGTGCAAAGACTTGCGGGCTATGTTTAG cagcagcagcatcgccATCGCCAacatcattatcaacatcatcactACCATTACTCGGCGTGTGTGTGGATGAGGTGGTCAACTGTTCAAGTCCCATCCTGCAGACCATGATATGCCAGTCAAACGTGAATGCCCGGATGTACTGTCGGAAGTCGTGTAACATGTGTG ATCAGCCCGCCATCACGCCTATCTACAGCAGCTGCGGGGACCTGGTCAGTGCCGACAACGTGTGCCCCAGTCTACAGGCGGAACTGTGCGTGTGCGCAGACCCGGAATTGAGGATGATGTGCGCACATTATTGCGCAGGTGAATGCGCACACAAACCGACTTTAACGTGtcatgcagtcatgagttacttGTATTGA